The following are from one region of the Betta splendens chromosome 15, fBetSpl5.4, whole genome shotgun sequence genome:
- the sirt1 gene encoding NAD-dependent protein deacetylase sirtuin-1 isoform X1, which translates to MADGESSLEKAYSGGPEMEEPVPKRPKISPAAKSALKVAEADNLSCVSADTGSWESAVNCAQPAEREAKPAMAVEQAPAAQGGDNNGLGLLVSERRRPAAKLHDGGVLGATEDDADFLGHEDFPSNGQAVTPDHLTEEDDRSSHASSSDWTPQPQIGSYSFFQHHIRETDPRTILRDLLPETVLPPDLDDMTLWQIIINISEPPKRKKRKDINTLEDVVRLLHESKRILVLTGAGVSVSCGIPDFRSRDGIYARLAVDFPDLPDPQSMFDIEYFRRDPRPFFKFAKEIYPGQFQPSPCHKFISMLDKQGKLLRNYTQNIDTLEQVAGVQRIIQCHGSFATASCLVCKHKVDCEAIREDIFNQVVPHCPQCPDIPLAIMKPDIVFFGENLPEMFHRAMKQDKDEVDLLIVIGSSLKVRPVALIPNSIPHEVPQILINREQLPHLNFDVELLGDCDVIVNELCHRLAADFEQLCYNTVRLAEITEKPPRLPEQPPSEALPASSHSDQEEQKQQQSTDAVTEPSEDTKRLNVRESAGNNVTPPEPCPNASDSPTSNAPKEATAEVKSQTSNLEFRRQCWMSRINRSPISKRLETGQYLFQAPNRYIFHGAEVYSDSEDEMSSSCDSDSEDSECSADGEEDSEPEEDDKLAADEERCLRDTVQHTLALEATSSVQRDSTSEKTQSTTHL; encoded by the exons ATGGCGGACGGAGAGAGCAGTCTCGAAAAGGCCTATTCAGGCGGCCCCGAAATGGAGGAGCCTGTCCCGAAAAGGCCCAAAATCAGTCCGGCGGCCAAATCCGCGTTGAAAGTCGCAGAAGCAGACAATTTATCGTGCGTCTCCGCTGACACGGGGAGCTGGGAGTCGGCGGTGAATTGTGCGCAGCCAGCGGAGAGGGAAGCCAAGCCGGCGATGGCGGTAGAACAGGCCCCAGCAGCACAAGGCGGAGACAACAATGGACTGGGGCTACTGGTCTCCGAGCGGCGCAGACCAGCAGCAAAGCTGCACGACGGCGGCGTCCTGGGCGCGACCGAGGACGATGCTG ATTTTCTTGGACACGAGGATTTCCCTTCCAACGGACAGGCTGTGACACCGGACCACCTCACCGAAGAAGACGACAGATCCTCACATGCAAGCTCCAGCGACTGGACCCCCCAGCCTCAAATAG GTTCCTACAGCTTCTTCCAGCACCACATCCGAGAGACCGATCCGAGGACTATTCTGAGAGATTTGTTGCCCGAGACTGTGCTCCCGCCAGATTTAGATGACATGACATTGTGGCAGATCATCATAAATATTTCAGAACCtccaaaaagaaagaaacgCAAAGACATAAACACCCTGGAAGATGTGGTCAGGCTACTCCACGAAAGCAAAAGGATCCTTGTGCTGACTGGTGCTGGG GTATCTGTTTCATGCGGAATACCAGACTTTCGCTCCAGAGATGGAATATATGCACGGCTTGCTGTTGATTTTCCCGATCTTCCGGACCCACAATCTATGTTTGATATTGAATACTTTCGACGGGACCCAAGACCCTTTTTCAAGTTTGCTAAG GAGATCTACCCTGGTCAGTTCCAGCCTTCGCCGTGTCACAAATTTATATCTATGCTGGATAAACAAGGGAAGCTGCTGCgcaattacacacaaaacattGACACATTGGAGCAAGTGGCCGGAGTTCAGCGGATTATCCAGTGTCATG gTTCGTTTGCCACAGCATCCTGTCTTGTCTGTAAACACAAAGTAGATTGTGAAGCTATAAGGGAAGACATCTTCAACCAG GTTGTCCCCCATTGTCCACAATGTCCAGATATTCCTCTGGCAATTATGAAACCAGACATTGTCTTCTTTGGAGAGAATCTTCCAGAAATGTTTCACAGAGCCATGAAGCAGGATAAAGACGAGGTTGACCTGTTGATTGTCATTGGCTCGTCACTTAAAGTTCGACCAGTCGCCCTCATCCCCA ACTCCATTCCTCATGAAGTGCCTCAGATCCTCATCAATAGGGAGCAGCTGCCTCACCTCAACTTTGATGTGGAACTACTTGGTGATTGTGATGTCATTGTCAATGAACTCTGCCATCGACTAGCTGCAGATTTTGAGCAGCTCTGCTACAACACTGTAAGACTCGCTGAGATCACAGAGAAACCCCCTCGGTTACCAGAACAGCCACCAAGTGAGGCCTTGCCGGCTTCCAGCCACTCGgatcaggaggagcagaagcagcagcagagtacAGATGCAGTAACTGAGCCCTCAGAGGACACCAAACGTTTGAATGTCAGGGAGTCTGCTGGTAATAATGTTACACCTCCAGAGCCTTGTCCGAATGCTTCAGATTCACCAACCAGTAACGCACCAAAAGAGGCGACTGCTGAAGTAAAGAGCCAAACCTCGAACCTTGAATTTCGTAGACAATGCTGGATGAGTCGGATCAACAGAAGTCCAATTAGCAAACGCCTTGAGA CAGGTCAGTACCTGTTTCAAGCACCGAATCGCTACATCTTCCACGGTGCTGAGGTTTACTCTGACTCTGAAGATGAGATGTCAAGCTcctgtgacagtgacagtgaggaTTCTGAATGCAGCGCAGATGGGGAGGAGGACAGCGAGCCAGAGGAGGATGACAAACTAGCGGCGGATGAGGAGCGATGCCTCAGAGACACAGTGCAGCACACGTTAGCCCTTGAGGCCACATCAAGTGTGCAGAGGGACAGTACTTCTGAAAAGACTCAAAGCACCACACacctttaa
- the sirt1 gene encoding NAD-dependent protein deacetylase sirtuin-1 isoform X2 yields the protein MADGESSLEKAYSGGPEMEEPVPKRPKISPAAKSALKVAEADNLSCVSADTGSWESAVNCAQPAEREAKPAMAVEQAPAAQGGDNNGLGLLVSERRRPAAKLHDGGVLGATEDDADFLGHEDFPSNGQAVTPDHLTEEDDRSSHASSSDWTPQPQIGSYSFFQHHIRETDPRTILRDLLPETVLPPDLDDMTLWQIIINISEPPKRKKRKDINTLEDVVRLLHESKRILVLTGAGVSVSCGIPDFRSRDGIYARLAVDFPDLPDPQSMFDIEYFRRDPRPFFKFAKEIYPGQFQPSPCHKFISMLDKQGKLLRNYTQNIDTLEQVAGVQRIIQCHGSFATASCLVCKHKVDCEAIREDIFNQVVPHCPQCPDIPLAIMKPDIVFFGENLPEMFHRAMKQDKDEVDLLIVIGSSLKVRPVALIPNSIPHEVPQILINREQLPHLNFDVELLGDCDVIVNELCHRLAADFEQLCYNTVRLAEITEKPPRLPEQPPSEALPASSHSDQEEQKQQQSTDAVTEPSEDTKRLNVRESAGNNVTPPEPCPNASDSPTSNAPKEATAEVKSQTSNLEFRRQCWMSRINRSPISKRLESQYLFQAPNRYIFHGAEVYSDSEDEMSSSCDSDSEDSECSADGEEDSEPEEDDKLAADEERCLRDTVQHTLALEATSSVQRDSTSEKTQSTTHL from the exons ATGGCGGACGGAGAGAGCAGTCTCGAAAAGGCCTATTCAGGCGGCCCCGAAATGGAGGAGCCTGTCCCGAAAAGGCCCAAAATCAGTCCGGCGGCCAAATCCGCGTTGAAAGTCGCAGAAGCAGACAATTTATCGTGCGTCTCCGCTGACACGGGGAGCTGGGAGTCGGCGGTGAATTGTGCGCAGCCAGCGGAGAGGGAAGCCAAGCCGGCGATGGCGGTAGAACAGGCCCCAGCAGCACAAGGCGGAGACAACAATGGACTGGGGCTACTGGTCTCCGAGCGGCGCAGACCAGCAGCAAAGCTGCACGACGGCGGCGTCCTGGGCGCGACCGAGGACGATGCTG ATTTTCTTGGACACGAGGATTTCCCTTCCAACGGACAGGCTGTGACACCGGACCACCTCACCGAAGAAGACGACAGATCCTCACATGCAAGCTCCAGCGACTGGACCCCCCAGCCTCAAATAG GTTCCTACAGCTTCTTCCAGCACCACATCCGAGAGACCGATCCGAGGACTATTCTGAGAGATTTGTTGCCCGAGACTGTGCTCCCGCCAGATTTAGATGACATGACATTGTGGCAGATCATCATAAATATTTCAGAACCtccaaaaagaaagaaacgCAAAGACATAAACACCCTGGAAGATGTGGTCAGGCTACTCCACGAAAGCAAAAGGATCCTTGTGCTGACTGGTGCTGGG GTATCTGTTTCATGCGGAATACCAGACTTTCGCTCCAGAGATGGAATATATGCACGGCTTGCTGTTGATTTTCCCGATCTTCCGGACCCACAATCTATGTTTGATATTGAATACTTTCGACGGGACCCAAGACCCTTTTTCAAGTTTGCTAAG GAGATCTACCCTGGTCAGTTCCAGCCTTCGCCGTGTCACAAATTTATATCTATGCTGGATAAACAAGGGAAGCTGCTGCgcaattacacacaaaacattGACACATTGGAGCAAGTGGCCGGAGTTCAGCGGATTATCCAGTGTCATG gTTCGTTTGCCACAGCATCCTGTCTTGTCTGTAAACACAAAGTAGATTGTGAAGCTATAAGGGAAGACATCTTCAACCAG GTTGTCCCCCATTGTCCACAATGTCCAGATATTCCTCTGGCAATTATGAAACCAGACATTGTCTTCTTTGGAGAGAATCTTCCAGAAATGTTTCACAGAGCCATGAAGCAGGATAAAGACGAGGTTGACCTGTTGATTGTCATTGGCTCGTCACTTAAAGTTCGACCAGTCGCCCTCATCCCCA ACTCCATTCCTCATGAAGTGCCTCAGATCCTCATCAATAGGGAGCAGCTGCCTCACCTCAACTTTGATGTGGAACTACTTGGTGATTGTGATGTCATTGTCAATGAACTCTGCCATCGACTAGCTGCAGATTTTGAGCAGCTCTGCTACAACACTGTAAGACTCGCTGAGATCACAGAGAAACCCCCTCGGTTACCAGAACAGCCACCAAGTGAGGCCTTGCCGGCTTCCAGCCACTCGgatcaggaggagcagaagcagcagcagagtacAGATGCAGTAACTGAGCCCTCAGAGGACACCAAACGTTTGAATGTCAGGGAGTCTGCTGGTAATAATGTTACACCTCCAGAGCCTTGTCCGAATGCTTCAGATTCACCAACCAGTAACGCACCAAAAGAGGCGACTGCTGAAGTAAAGAGCCAAACCTCGAACCTTGAATTTCGTAGACAATGCTGGATGAGTCGGATCAACAGAAGTCCAATTAGCAAACGCCTTGAGA GTCAGTACCTGTTTCAAGCACCGAATCGCTACATCTTCCACGGTGCTGAGGTTTACTCTGACTCTGAAGATGAGATGTCAAGCTcctgtgacagtgacagtgaggaTTCTGAATGCAGCGCAGATGGGGAGGAGGACAGCGAGCCAGAGGAGGATGACAAACTAGCGGCGGATGAGGAGCGATGCCTCAGAGACACAGTGCAGCACACGTTAGCCCTTGAGGCCACATCAAGTGTGCAGAGGGACAGTACTTCTGAAAAGACTCAAAGCACCACACacctttaa
- the cacul1 gene encoding CDK2-associated and cullin domain-containing protein 1 isoform X2 gives MEAMEDDSLDLKDDHNHNYCASGSKVRPCLSSQLSEVSTVPQAVCPPVSAGEPDARRAKLWSGRTRGSKFMDSDSGSESSEVSESDCAASPAAVEGKFTLDSTSKFLLNAMAVDDYRKNHWPELEKAIDRLLIQNSTDHIAVSYAQIYGYIYKCVCQQHSELLYNDLKSKISSHLQQVSAQLQDSPPESFIENFNTALTQYTASLQCIVPVFMYLNKFYIESKLNRDLGEDLMKLFADHVAEKHVKVLMPLLIKAHSMPFQVQPSTMASVVKGLYSLRPEWAQLAPALFSGFIPQINPPAVESLLSDYAAHDQKLQMELSMNGFPRGDQSRKRASDDS, from the exons ATGGAGGCCATGGAGGATGACAGTTTGGACCTGAAAGATgaccacaaccacaactactGTGCGAGCGGCAGCAAAGTCCGCCCGTGTCTCAGTAGTCAGCTGTCGGAGGTGTCAACGGTCCCACAAGCCGTCTGTCCGCCGGTGTCCGCGGGCGAACCGGACGCTCGGCGGGCGAAGCTGTGGTCCGGTAGAACACGCGGGTCAAAGTTCATGGACTCGGACTCGGGCAGCGAGAGCAGCGAAGTCAGCGAGAGCGACTGCGCGGCTTCGCCGGCCGCCGTCGAGGGGAAATTCACCCTGGACTCTACCTCCAAGTTCC TGCTCAACGCCATGGCAGTAGATGACTACAGGAAGAACCACTGGCcggagctggagaaggccatAGACCGCCTGCTGATCCAGAACTCCACGGACCACATCGCTGTCTCCTACGCACAGATTTACGG TTACATCTATAAATGTGTTTGCCAGCAGCATTCGGAGCTACTCTACAACGATCTGAAATCCAAAATCAGCAGTCATCTGCAGCAGGTGTCCGCCCAGCTACAA GACAGCCCACCTGAGAGCTTCATTGAAAACTTCAACACTGCACTCACTCAATACacggcttctctccagtgtatAGTTCCTGTTTTCATGTACTTG AACAAGTTCTACATTGAGTCAAAGCTAAACAGAGACCTGGGAGAGGATCTGATGAAGCTCTTTGCTGATCACGTGGCGGAAAAACATGTGAAAGTTCTGATGC CACTTCTCATCAAAGCCCATTCCATGCCCTTTCAAGTGCAGCCGTCTACCATGGCCAGTGTGGTCAAAGGCCTCTACAGCCTCAGGCCGG AGTGGGCCCAGCTAGCGCCAGCGCTCTTCTCTGGCTTTATTCCTCAAATCAACCCCCCCGCCGTGGAGTCTCTGCTGTCCGACTATGCTGCTCATGACCAGAAATTACAGATGGAGCTCTCTATGAATGGCTTTCCTCG AGGGGACCAGTCTCGCAAACGGGCCAGTGACGACTCCTGA
- the cacul1 gene encoding CDK2-associated and cullin domain-containing protein 1 isoform X1 translates to MTTTTTTVRAAAKSARVSVVSCRRCQRSHKPSVRRCPRANRTLGGRSCGPVEHAGQSSWTRTRAARAAKSARATARLRRPPSRGNSPWTLPPSSVRSHEGSLYYRADCFAAVPASLCHAVLNAMAVDDYRKNHWPELEKAIDRLLIQNSTDHIAVSYAQIYGYIYKCVCQQHSELLYNDLKSKISSHLQQVSAQLQDSPPESFIENFNTALTQYTASLQCIVPVFMYLNKFYIESKLNRDLGEDLMKLFADHVAEKHVKVLMPLLIKAHSMPFQVQPSTMASVVKGLYSLRPEWAQLAPALFSGFIPQINPPAVESLLSDYAAHDQKLQMELSMNGFPRGDQSRKRASDDS, encoded by the exons ATgaccacaaccacaactactGTGCGAGCGGCAGCAAAGTCCGCCCGTGTCTCAGTAGTCAGCTGTCGGAGGTGTCAACGGTCCCACAAGCCGTCTGTCCGCCGGTGTCCGCGGGCGAACCGGACGCTCGGCGGGCGAAGCTGTGGTCCGGTAGAACACGCGGGTCAAAGTTCATGGACTCGGACTCGGGCAGCGAGAGCAGCGAAGTCAGCGAGAGCGACTGCGCGGCTTCGCCGGCCGCCGTCGAGGGGAAATTCACCCTGGACTCTACCTCCAAGTTCCGTAAGGTCGCATGAAGGATCGCTTTATTACCGGGCGGATTGCTTTGCTGCTGTacctgcttctctctgtcacGCAGTGCTCAACGCCATGGCAGTAGATGACTACAGGAAGAACCACTGGCcggagctggagaaggccatAGACCGCCTGCTGATCCAGAACTCCACGGACCACATCGCTGTCTCCTACGCACAGATTTACGG TTACATCTATAAATGTGTTTGCCAGCAGCATTCGGAGCTACTCTACAACGATCTGAAATCCAAAATCAGCAGTCATCTGCAGCAGGTGTCCGCCCAGCTACAA GACAGCCCACCTGAGAGCTTCATTGAAAACTTCAACACTGCACTCACTCAATACacggcttctctccagtgtatAGTTCCTGTTTTCATGTACTTG AACAAGTTCTACATTGAGTCAAAGCTAAACAGAGACCTGGGAGAGGATCTGATGAAGCTCTTTGCTGATCACGTGGCGGAAAAACATGTGAAAGTTCTGATGC CACTTCTCATCAAAGCCCATTCCATGCCCTTTCAAGTGCAGCCGTCTACCATGGCCAGTGTGGTCAAAGGCCTCTACAGCCTCAGGCCGG AGTGGGCCCAGCTAGCGCCAGCGCTCTTCTCTGGCTTTATTCCTCAAATCAACCCCCCCGCCGTGGAGTCTCTGCTGTCCGACTATGCTGCTCATGACCAGAAATTACAGATGGAGCTCTCTATGAATGGCTTTCCTCG AGGGGACCAGTCTCGCAAACGGGCCAGTGACGACTCCTGA